From a region of the Panicum virgatum strain AP13 chromosome 2K, P.virgatum_v5, whole genome shotgun sequence genome:
- the LOC120685852 gene encoding mucin-17-like isoform X1, with protein sequence MVGLGTGAPIVQVYHEKSIILPDVSRVLACLYEKDIKFETHTASYKSLLRLQASSHAPVPFYDGPTFLEESRGICRYIAEKYEHQGYPFLLGKDALERASVEQWLHNEEHAFNPPSRALYCYLAFPLDEEDGDDIDMHTRKLEEVLEVYEQRLSDSRFLAGNKFTLADLVHLPNSHYITASDKFVYLYDSRKNVSRWWDEISNRKSWQQVLRHMKRVEEQNRQEELKQQQQKEHPRTSGHPIRIDSIKLIGTEPRTILVPPADTVSSSSIAPPHPTDTFPGEALVSSSQTTPTDKTSAVLSKETTIFNAPDEKPPTSVQNARTTSIKHPIPVQRIKDDAFPTAAKKPPVAGTAKSSTKDASIPEPTAKDLHTRHKPSSSKDGSNNLDVFDYYPSYTDEETPYIEPTQRNSDLLDAFSGSNIAAGHTKTSSISAKEPDQPSVSDFYKSHSRATGIDSQNKESIPYSGRTAPDLEPADTSGSKLHTTGVHRRLQPEQWHTATAKLNDLQQDADQLMSTQQGKPSKDVKQYPSQDSEQAISHPIPEEPMSMELVQRRENTTQRPYTDQRSRGIVEDKASCDQRNALLLPSAQEHAATPSWQEAAKDARGRIPWQAGYPGGQDTNKQPRDPASVPRQRAAQDARGTFGESKAADSTIPSENFPDASGSSLPRQDLDAAHHTTAPFQKRYPGTEDTSKQAKDKISTPWPMTDKDAEDTTEETQISDSSLSQVRPSYFQKADAPPWKQETTEDRHSGTSSIQEKHANVKDSTGISRDVAFKPNQTIGQDDQDTFNETKSGGPSLLRDQQTDTWQAASTLSEKEVNQDGRSVAPPWQTGYPSSTPPSKTRYQIAKDVSKQPTGTAPTPKKKAAQDDKGTSEESNTADEIASTDQPLSAWRAPISPRRQEVENSSRMNTPFQKRYPGDQDSMQVAHNASASWQIAPDGRKDIFEETKPADSRTSAKPVYTQQAPPPLPRQTEAEDGQGKGRQSRVTIPEPQEMVARNAQVTHGERKTTTPGEHFLDRLQAIPQSSPAAAKDVQSATGETRKFPDILDTTKKSRDTFEETKDPDSTLPRAQSLGAGDAQRTIGESGTPTSDLRKDVLRRLQPDAQDPFQQSKLSAIDQKDLGPLSSKERDAKDALATTSEEKSISAERHREMIKSKPQGSIKVQKASSLYQKQPPVGQDNQEPAQITEAVEKANGSIPKHQQASDILYTLDEKIDTTAPANAKSRSNFGAEELYRKDTTTDQKLVPPLLSKDLTSQVQPSSESLQEAASRGDLSTDPSTIEQWQRASVPLNDATSSSGYDEIGMATIDQKLTPMSQKATPSSEGVNQMAKESGEQRVEPHVPVEAETSGVQSASPSFPGASTAHHATTDDKFSKQSIIDERVGEPTKMQASIPAHIAAPDGHSELVSIPDGQISEAAKTRHDQATLEDVHDANLPILDVAKDIFKETKLADSTPSSAKPMYTQQPGHAEVEDTRDRGTKSRETAPDQQKMVERSAGTAGEQFSDRLKAIPPSKYREGTIDDQKVAPPPLSRELTSQVQPPSEPSHEAALHGDFPSKQSTIDQWRHASAPLHDVTSGFGDDEVAMSVVDQKPTPMGQQESDEQRVGPPVPVEAETSGAQRASPSFLGAPVDDHATIGDKFAKQSIFDERAGKPIHMQISSPDAHPASELTKRAAPEGHETGDSDGQISEATKARDPATVHEDVNDVNLSTHDVGKDTFKETKVSDSTPSNAKPMYTQQPATTPSRQTQVNEARDKSMQSRETIPEQQKMVEIKTGISGEQSSDYKKAIHPSRQVAAAEDAPNGDRIQFPYIPDSSKKSRVTFEEAIDPGSTLPKAQPLDSQDSQLMKGESTMPTADQRKGWEDEKDDETIMTEEKSFSTERLREMFQESESTTPKTQQAGEKIDNSTPEHQESSGASYTSDEKLSASAPARADIRDDHSADKPYKKYTADDQKVAPSLSSKGPASQVQPLAAPFQRAVPDGDSPSKQFTIDQWQRASAPLHGESADSAPKQMHEPITAAHPASASTIRTSPDGHEAGSSKLVRTPEDRKLEAAKATQDPDAIHENVHDAAIDENTATYHASGDELITGYVHDRQAHPPASTQAQPTVETPRDYDSSQYEQKSTPSDKGSSHVAQPLSSVEPIKEDSNVSATDYANAPQMIFRQQARPSAPSTVGIPASDTQGVIGEIQEFTPDNRRTDDSEQVADVSQAIPGQEEMTSPPSATVFPTSDAQLASAEIQEVIPDDKQAVESAFGPGEVGPPEKKFAPSDQELPHSAEQPTSGKSRKEQTVVPTAEQIKQQPTVIGQKDTPDTREALTSEDVLDTAPTHGDVHPTGSIEPDRRPLSIQGEETQEPRPRVAKDSLDTEDISTDALGNVQFLKPSTTPGALHITTGITPVDVALAEQTSSTSGQDSADPAEPAFPLGPRNKEIRDSTPSGLLISSTDPSKRDAIVAVPDQAKDLQTTPSGQDILSTQRPSGKVQETVPGDDSSNDEPLRPSSAVREGEPSKVVPASVPGKQLGSVPNEVAYDEQKFSLSGDEVPSSQASAYPAQPPSSSEARSKEIGDLAPSAQLNVTNEPKNGDDIVAAPDQAKDSETTPGQQVKLSAPSSYTQHPSGTLEEDEPADNPGEAKSSKPRSVAQEGKTSTAVPASVPDTQYGAAPNQVAVDEQKFALSGQDSAHTTLPAPAPGTQYGTELHKADDEQKFASSGQDSVHPVQPAFSTDEQAKEDTVTATDQTSTLEKIIGQKDTTPTPDKAKAPFSGTPDASRETQKSADDDRIDDKHPGQGRISRYRNVSEPPEGPTPEVHSDAVIKETTLGSSQAETSKTRPDSAPSSGDVPATNSLPETQDRQGSAYARNVPADSLQNIKSPGHLSSDQALAPIMSPSVPSVAPLGTVPSTNSVQLQWKASMASTVDLESVPDTQHGIPRGEATPAEQKFAVSDQELPHTSELPSAAKTRKEKANAAMGDQPNVPQGPETVRHQVKAPSSDARETLPKDQQPSGAALPEQITHPVLPSDLRDRPTPEVGRTVVDKETTLLSSQAQTSTSEPDSTLFSGDVSPTGSLQNQDAQPPVAIQAPATQSLQGSAPTHDDSLGKFESPRQASTDQVMAPVSDSAAPVDASQVTETGQDSAESIQPPFSSEPTEDNTVVTAADQTKDVETEIHQQAIAPAPDSAKTPFPGTQDASRKIQESTPDNGHINEPFPSQEQMLLGGSSSQPREGQITDPYGTNVNGRTGTSLSSQANSADPGSDLAPTHTDVHASVDEGPTGIYFAAPGAQKQLPAETQDVSLDSSSKTKSTGQESMAPTRDLASSPDTQLDSSRTQHEAAPAGQKFAVSDQGFSNASKSPSFAEPRKEETNAGAADQVSVPQTTAAHKIPSATSDAPQGVEPGQVSAHASEPPFSAEASNETSHAARAPESHEGTTPQVRSPVVDAKTTLPSRQVQTANAGPDSTPISGDVPDRSSLHNQEAQLSAATQVPTIQAQGSASTKNEPADSLLGDIKSRRQLPTDEVMAPITSFAAPSDSSQGTEPGTNSAQPSEEASFDFSSDEKPTTTQGDQAKTLPNVDLPTSQVAGQSESEDFRRVDSQENLKGASPNEPKTQQQLQQFNTQSFKENNEEADEPGNPQPSEQAIIDSPEGNENQAEQTKPRDTETGGPEDMEASENSNQKNSRISQVETSDHSGKEASGVQRLAENTKDAPNSTEDVPGDVEAFSKSKESSRSSEEPKVQLQSVDENGSSETGQPTEGDLPANSYQNGGRQSQAEALDKSDEQSYPGIQNKDRDSGRSNDSADPTKTGDMED encoded by the exons AATCCAGAGGAATCTGCCGCTACATAGCAGAAAAATATGAACACCAAGGATATCCATTCCTCCTTGGGAAGGATGCCTTGGAGAGGGCTTCGGTTGAGCAATGGCTCCACAATGAGGAGCATGCTTTCAACCCTCCAAGCCGGGCCTTGTACTGCTATTTGGCCTTTCCCCTGGATGAAGAAGATGGTGATGATATTGACATGCATACAAGAAAGCTAGAAGAAGTTCTGGAAGTTTACGAGCAAAGGCTCAGTGACAGCAGATTCCTTGCTGGAAACAAGTTCACCCTTGCTGACCTTGTTCACCTGCCAAACTCCCACTACATCACAGCATCTGACAAGTTTGTCTACCTGTATGACTCGAGGAAAAATGTGAGCAGGTGGTGGGATGAGATTTCTAATCGGAAGTCTTGGCAGCAAGTACTGAGGCATATGAAGAGGGTGGAGGAGCAGAACAGGCAAgaggaactgaagcagcagcagcagaaagaGCATCCTAGAACCTCTGGCCACCCGATCCGGATAGACTCTATAAAGCTGATCGGCACAGAACCTCGCACAATATTGGTTCCTCCTGCTGATACTGTGTCATCATCTTCCATAGCTCCTCCCCATCCTACTGATACGTTCCCCGGTGAAGCACTGGTTTCCTCTAGCCAAACCACTCCTACTGATAAAACTTCAGCTGtcctaagcaaggaaactacaATCTTTAATGCCCCTGACGAAAAACCACCAACCTCAGTTCAAAACGCTCGTACCACTTCTATAAAACATCCTATTCCTGTTCAAAGAATTAAAGATGATGCCTTCCCTACCGCTGCCAAGAAACCTCCAGTAGCCGGTACTGCCAAGTCCAGCACTAAAGATGCCTCAATCCCTGAACCCACTGCAAAAGACCTCCATACTAGACATAAGCCAAGTTCATCAAAGGATGGTTCTAATAACCTTGATGTGTTTGATTACTACCCAAGCTATACTGATGAAGAAACACCATACATTGAACCTACTCAAAGAAATTCGGATCTGTTGGATGCATTCTCTGGGTCCAACATTGCCGCTGGTCATACTAAAACCAGTTCAATATCAGCCAAAGAGCCTGACCAACCCAGTGTATCTGATTTCTACAAGAGTCACAGCAGAGCCACTGGTATTGATTCTCAGAACAAAGAATCAATTCCATATTCTGGTCGTACTGCACCAGACCTTGAACCTGCAGATACTTCTGGTAGCAAGCTCCATACAACTGGTGTTCATCGTAGGCTGCAGCCTGAGCAGTGGCATACTGCTACAGCCAAATTAAATGACCTACAGCAAGATGCTGATCAACTAATGTCTACTCAACAAGGAAAACCAAGCAAAGATGTGAAGCAGTACCCATCGCAAGATTCAGAACAAGCAATCTCACATCCTATTCCTGAAGAGCCAATGAGCATGGAATTGGTTCAAAGACGAGAAAATACAACTCAAAGACCCTATACTGACCAGAGAAGTCGAGGAATTGTGGAGGATAAAGCATCTTGTGATCAGAGAAATGCATTACTGCTCCCTTCTGCACAAGAGCATGCTGCAACTCCATCATGGCAAGAAGCAGCTAAAGATGCTCGAGGCAGAATTCCATGGCAAGCTGGATATCCAGGCGGTCAAGATACCAACAAGCAACCTAGAGACCCTGCTTCTGTACCAAGGCAAAGAGCAGCTCAAGATGCTAGAGGTACATTTGGTGAATCAAAGGCTGCGGACTCCACTATACCCAGTGAAAATTTTCCAGATGCTTCTGGATCTTCTCTCCCAAGGCAAGATTTAGATGCTGCTCACCACACTACAGCACCATTTCAAAAGAGATATCCTGGAACTGAAGATACCTCCAAGCAAGCTAAAGACAAAATTTCTACTCCATGGCCAATGACTGACAAAGATGCTGAAGATACCACTGAAGAAACACAAATTTCTGACTCTTCATTATCCCAAGTGCGACCTTCGTATTTTCAGAAAGCTGATGCTCCTCCATGGAAGCAAGAAACAACTGAAGATCGTCATAGTGGAACTTCATCAATCCAAGAAAAACATGCTAATGTCAAAGACAGCACTGGAATATCTAGGGATGTTGCTTTCAAGCCAAATCAAACGATTggtcaagatgatcaagacacCTTCAATGAAACAAAGTCTGGTGGCCCCTCATTGCTTAGGGACCAACAAACAGACACTTGGCAAGCTGCATCTACTTTATCAGAGAAAGAAGTAAACCAAGATGGTCGTAGTGTGGCTCCACCATGGCAAACAGGATATCCAAGTTCAACTCCTCCATCCAAAACAAGATACCAAATTGCTAAGGATGTCAGCAAGCAACCAACAGGGACTGCTCCAACACCTAAGAAGAAAGCAGCCCAAGATGATAAAGGAACCTCTGAAGAATCAAATACTGCTGATGAAATAGCATCAACCGATCAGCCTTTAAGTGCCTGGAGAGCTCCTATTTCTCCACGAAGACAAGAGGTGGAGAATTCTTCTAGGATGAATACACCATTCCAAAAGAGATATCCTGGTGATCAAGACAGCATGCAAGTTGCCCACAATGCTTCTGCATCATGGCAAATTGCACCTGATGGTCGTAAAGATATCTTTGAAGAAACAAAACCTGCTGACTCTAGAACAAGTGCAAAACCTGTGTACACACAacaagctcctcctcctcttccaagACAAACAGAAGCTGAAGATGGTCAGGGCAAAGGCAGACAAAGTAGAGTAACCATTCCTGAACCACAGGAAATGGTAGCAAGAAATGCTCAAGTCACACATGGAGAAAGGAAGACCACTACACCTGGAGAGCATTTTTTAGATCGTCTGCAAGCTATTCCACAATCAAGTCCGGCAGCAGCAAAAGATGTCCAGAGTGCAACTGGTGAGACAAGAAAATTTCCAGATATTCTTGACACTACCAAGAAATCTAGAGACACCTTTGAAGAAACCAAAGATCCTGACTCTACATTACCCAGAGCACAATCTTTGGGTGCTGGAGATGCTCAACGCACCATTGGAGAATCTGGAACACCAACTTCTGATCTAAGGAAGGATGTTTTAAGACGACTCCAGCCAGATGCTCAAGATCCATTTCAGCAATCAAAATTATCAGCTATTGATCAGAAAGACTTGGGTCCATTATCATCGAAGGAAAGAGATGCAAAAGATGCTCTGGCCACCACGAGTGAAGAAAAATCAATCTCAGCTGAGAGGCATAGGGAGATGATCAAAAGCAAACCCCAGGGCTCCATTAAGGTACAAAAAGCATCATCTCTTTACCAGAAACAGCCTCCAGTTGGACAAGACAACCAGGAACCAGCTCAAATCACTGAAGCTGTTGAGAAAGCAAATGGTTCCATACCAAAGCATCAACAAGCTTCTGATATTCTGTATACTTTGGATGAGAAAATAGATACTACAGCACCAGCCAATGCAAAATCTCGTTCCAACTTCGGTGCAGAAGAGCTGTACAGAAAAGATACTACCACAGATCAGAAATTGGTGCCACCTCTGTTGAGCAAAGATCTAACTTCCCAGGTGCAACCTTCCTCTGAATCATTACAAGAAGCAGCTTCCCGTGGCGATCTGTCTACCGATCCATCCACCATTGAACAATGGCAGCGTGCATCTGTGCCATTAAATGATGCAACTTCTAGTTCTGGTTATGATGAGATTGGCATGGCTACCATTGATCAGAAGCTAACACCAATGAGCCAAAAAGCTACTCCCAGTTCCGAGGGTGTCAACCAGATGGCCAAAGAATCCGGCGAGCAGAGAGTGGAACCCCATGTACCAGTAGAAGCAGAAACATCTGGTGTTCAAAGTGCTTCACCATCATTCCCAGGAGCTTCCACAGCACATCATGCCACTACTGATGATAAGTTTTCTAAGCAGTCAATTATTGATGAAAGAGTTGGAGAACCAACAAAAATGCAAGCATCTATTCCAGCACATATAGCAGCTCCTGATGGTCATTCAGAGCTTGTCAGCATACCTGATGGGCAAATATCAGAGGCTGCAAAAACTAGACATGATCAAGCCACACTCGAAGATGTTCATGATGCCAATTTGCCAATTCTTGATGTTGCTAAAGATATCTTCAAAGAAACAAAGCTTGCTGACTCTACACCATCTAGTGCAAAACCTATGTACACTCAACAACCAGGGCATGCAGAAGTAGAAGACACCAGGGACAGAGGGACAAAAAGTAGAGAAACTGCTCCTGACCAACAAAAGATGGTGGAAAGAAGTGCAGGTACAGCTGGAGAGCAATTTTCAGATCGTCTGAAAGCAATTCCTCCATCAAAATATAGAGAAGGTACTATAGATGACCAGAAAGTGGCACCACCTCCTTTAAGCAGAGAACTAACTTCCCAAGTCCAACCTCCCTCCGAACCATCACATGAGGCAGCTCTCCATGGAGATTTTCCTAGCAAACAATCCACCATTGATCAATGGCGACATGCATCTGCTCCATTGCATGATGTGACTTCTGGTTTTGGTGATGATGAGGTAGCCATGTCCGTCGTTGATCAGAAGCCAACACCAATGGGACAGCAAGAATCTGATGAGCAAAGAGTGGGACCACCTGTACCAGTAGAAGCAGAAACATCTGGTGCTCAACGTGCTTCACCATCATTTCTAGGAGCACCTGTGGATGATCATGCCACTATTGGTGATAAGTTTGCCAAGCAGTCAATTTTTGATGAAAGAGCTGGTAAACCAATACATATGCAAATATCAAGTCCAGATGCTCATCCTGCTTCGGAACTTACTAAGAGAGCAGCTCCTGAAGGTCATGAAACTGGTGATTCTGATGGCCAAATATCAGAAGCAACAAAAGCTAGAGATCCAGCCACAGTCCATGAAGATGTTAATGATGTCAATTTGTCAACTCATGACGTGGGTAAAGATACCTTCAAGGAAACTAAGGTTTCTGACTCTACACCATCCAATGCCAAACCTATGTACACTCAGCAACCTGCTACTACTCCATCAAGACAAACACAAGTTAATGAAGCTAGGGACAAAAGCATGCAAAGTAGAGAAACTATTCCTGAACAACAAAAAATGGTGGAAATAAAGACAGGCATATCTGGAGAGCAGTCATCAGATTATAAGAAAGCAATTCATCCATCAAGACAGGTAGCAGCAGCTGAGGATGCTCCAAATGGTGATAGAATACAGTTTCCATACATTCCTGACAGTTCCAAGAAGTCTAGAGTCACCTTTGAAGAAGCTATTGATCCTGGCTCTACATTACCCAAAGCACAACCTTTGGATTCCCAAGATTCTCAGCTCATGAAAGGAGAATCTACAATGCCAACTGCTGACCAAAGGAAGGGCTGGGAGGATGAAAAAGATGATGAAACAATCATGACTGAAGAAAAGTCATTCTCAACAGAGCGCCTTAGGGAGATGTTCCAGGAAAGTGAATCCACAACACCCAAGACACAGCAAGCTGGTGAGAAAATAGATAATTCTACACCAGAGCATCAAGAATCTTCTGGTGCTTCATACACTTCTGATGAGAAATTAAGTGCTTCTGCACCAGCCAGAGCAGATATTCGTGATGATCACAGTGCAGACAAGCCTTATAAAAAATACACTGCCGATGATCAGAAAGTGGCTCCATCTCTATCAAGCAAAGGACCAGCATCCCAAGTGCAACCTCTCGCTGCACCATTTCAAAGAGCAGTCCCTGATGGAGATTCTCCTAGCAAACAATTCACCATTGATCAATGGCAACGTGCGTCTGCTCCATTACATGGTGAAAGTGCTGATTCTGCTCCAAAACAGATGCACGAACCAATTACTGCTGCTCATCCTGCTTCAGCATCTACCATCAGAACAAGTCCTGATGGTCATGAAGCAGGTAGTTCAAAGCTTGTCAGGACACCTGAGGACCGAAAATTAGAGGCTGCAAAAGCTACACAAGATCCAGACGCAATCCATGAAAATGTTCATGATGCGGCTATTGATGAAAATACAGCAACATATCATGCTAGTGGTGATGAGCTCATCACAGGATATGTACATGATCGACAGGCACATCCACCTGCATCAACTCAAGCACAGCCAACTGTTGAAACTCCTCGTGACTATGATTCATCCCAATATGAACAGAAATCCACTCCATCAG ATAAAGGATCATCTCATGTTGCACAACCTCTTTCCTCTGTTGAACCAATAAAGGAAGACAGTAATGTTTCTGCAACTGATTACGCTAATGCGCCGCAAATGATTTTTCGGCAACAAGCCAGACCATCTGCACCAAGTACAGTAGGAATTCCAGCCTCAGATACCCAGGGTGTTATAGGGGAAATCCAGGAGTTTACTCCTGATAACCGCCGCACTGATGATTCAGAACAGGTTGCAGATGTATCACAAGCAATCCCTGGTCAAGAAGAAATGACATCTCCGCCAAGCGCAACAGTTTTCCCAACCTCAGATGCACAGCTTGCCTCAGCAGAAATTCAGGAAGTCATTCCTGATGATAAACAGGCTGTTGAGTCTGCTTTTGGACCAGGTGAAGTAGGTCCTCCTGAAAAGAAATTTGCTCCATCAG ATCAAGAATTACCTCATTCTGCAGAACAGCCTACCTCCGGTAAATCAAGGAAAGAACAAACTGTTGTTCCCACTGCTGAACAAATCAAGCAACAACCAACTGTCATTGGTCAAAAAGACACACCAGATACAAGAGAGGCTCTGACATCAGAAGATGTGCTTGATACTGCGCCTACCCATGGCGACGTTCACCCTACTGGTAGCATTGAACCAGACAGAAGACCTTTATCAATTCAAGGGGAAGAAACTCAAGAACCACGACCTCGTGTGGCTAAAGACTCCCTAGACACTGAAGATATATCTACTGATGCGTTAGGAAATGTTCAATTCTTGAAACCATCAACAACTCCAGGTGCTCTTCATATCACAACTGGTATTACACCTGTTGATGTAGCTTTGGCTGAACAGACATCTTCCACATCAG GTCAAGATTCTGCGGATCCTGCAGAACCAGCCTTCCCTCTTGGTCCAAGGAACAAAGAAATTAGAGATTCAACTCCTTCAGGACTACTTATTTCCTCTACCGACCCAAGTAAAAGAGATGCTATTGTTGCTGTACCTGATCAAGCCAAGGACTTGCAAACAACTCCCAGTGGACAGGACATATTGTCCACCCAGCGTCCTTCAGGGAAGGTTCAGGAAACTGTACCTGGTGATGACTCAAGCAACGATGAGCCATTGAGACCATCCTCTGCTGTTCGAGAAGGCGAACCCTCCAAAGTGGTCCCAGCATCAGTTCCAGGCAAGCAACTTGGTAGTGTACCGAATGAAGTAGCCTATGATGAACAAAAGTTTTCTCTGTCAGGTGATGAAGTTCCTTCAA GTCAAGCTTCTGCTTATCCGGCACAGCCTCCTTCCTCTTCTGAGGCAAGGAGCAAAGAGATTGGAGATTTAGCTCCTTCCGCACAACTAAATGTCACTAACGAGCCAAAAAATGGAGATGATATTGTTGCTGCACCTGATCAAGCCAAGGACTCCGAAACAACTCCTGGACAACAAGTCAAATTATCTGCACCATCCTCTTATACCCAGCATCCTTCAGGGACACTTGAGGAAGATGAACCTGCTGATAATCCAGGTGAGGCAAAGTCTTCCAAACCACGCTCTGTTGCTCAAGAAGGCAAGACATCTACAGCAGTCCCAGCATCAGTTCCAGACACACAATATGGTGCTGCACCAAATCAAGTAGCAGTTGATGAGCAAAAGTTTGCTCTGTCAG GCCAAGATTCTGCCCATACAACAttaccagctccagctccaggtaCACAATATGGTACAGAACTACATAAAGCAGATGATGAACAAAAGTTTGCTTCATCAG GTCAAGATTCTGTTCATCCTGTACAGCCAGCTTTCTCTACTgatgaacaagcaaaagaagacaCTGTTACTGCAACAGATCAAACCAGCACACTGGAAAAAATAATTGGTCAAAAAGATACGACTCCTACTCCAGACAAAGCAAAAGCTCCCTTCTCGGGTACTCCTGATGCTTCAAGGGAAACTCAGAAAAGTGCTGATGATGATCGCATTGATGACAAACATCCAGGCCAGGGGCGAATTTCTCGTTATAGAAATGTTTCTGAGCCACCCGAAGGACCTACCCCTGAAGTGCACAGTGATGCTGTCATTAAGGAGACGACACTTGGATCTAGTCAAGCAGAAACTTCAAAGACTAGACCTGATTCAGCACCAAGCAGCGGTGATGTGCCAGCAACAAATTCTTTGCCAGAAACACAGGATCGGCAGGGCTCTGCATATGCCCGGAATGTACCCGCTGATTCCTTACAAAATATCAAGTCACCAGGACACCTCTCATCTGATCAGGCATTGGCACCTATAATGAGCCCATCTGTACCTTCAGTTGCTCCCCTGGGTACTGTACCAA GTACAAATTCAGTCCAGCTACAATGGAAAGCTTCTATGGCATCTACAGTGGACCTAGAATCTGTTCCAGACACCCAGCATGGTATCCCACGAGGGGAAGCCACCCCAGCTGAACAGAAATTTGCTGTATCTG ATCAAGAGCTGCCACATACTTCAGAACTGCCTTCTGCTGCTAAAACAAGGAAAGAAAAGGCAAATGCTGCTATGGGTGATCAGCCAAATGTACCACAAGGTCCAGAAACTGTTCGACATCAAGTCAAGGCACCATCATCAGATGCAAGAGAAACTTTACCGAAAGATCAGCAACCCTCTGGTGCTGCGCTTCCTGAACAAATTACTCATCCTGTACTTCCTTCTGACTTACGTGACCGACCTACTCCTGAAGTGGGCCGTACTGTTGTTGATAAGGAGACAACTCTTCTGTCAAGCCAAGCACAAACTTCAACCTCTGAGCCTGACTCAACACTGTTCAGTGGTGATGTATCGCCCACAGGTTCTCTACAGAATCAAGATGCGCAACCTCCTGTAGCAATTCAAGCACCAGCTACTCAGTCTCTACAAGGTTCTGCACCTACTCATGATGATTCATTAGGAAAATtcgagtcaccaagacaagcCTCGACTGATCAAGTCATGGCACCTGTGAGTGACTCAGCGGCACCTGTGGATGCTTCACAAGTTACTGAAACAG GTCAAGATTCTGCTGAGTCTATACAACCCCCTTTCTCTTCTGAGCCAACAGAAGACAACACTGTTGTTACTGCAGCTGATCAAACCAAGGATGTGGAGACAGAAATTCACCAACAAGCCATAGCACCTGCTCCTGACTCAGCTAAAACTCCATTCCCAGGAACTCAGGATGCATCAAGGAAAATTCAAGAAAGTACTCCTGATAATGGTCACATCAATGAACCTTTTCCAAGCCAAGAGCAAATGCTTCTTGGGGGGAGCAGTTCTCAACCGCGTGAAGGACAGATTACTGATCCATATGGAACCAATGTTAATGGAAGGACTGGCACATCTTTATCTAGCCAAGCAAATAGTGCAGACCCTGGGTCTGATTTGGCACCTACCCACACTGATGTTCACGCTTCAGTTGATGAAGGACCAACTGGAATTTATTTTGCTGCGCCTGGAGCACAGAAGCAGCTACCTGCGGAAACACAAGATGTATCCCTTGATTCCTCCAGTAAAACTAAATCAACTGGTCAAGAATCCATGGCACCGACAAGGGACCTTGCATCTTCTCCGGACACTCAGCTTGATTCCTCACGAACACAACACGAAGCTGCCCCAGCTGGACAAAAATTTGCTGTATCAG ATCAAGGATTTTCCAATGCTTCAAAATCACCTTCCTTTGCTGAACCAAGGAAAGAAGAGACAAATGCTGGCGCTGCTGATCAAGTAAGTGTACCACAGACAACTGCTGCCCATAAGATCCCAAGTGCAACATCAGATGCTCCACAAGGTGTTGAACCAG GTCAGGTATCTGCTCATGCTTCAGAACCACCTTTCTCTGCTGAAGCAAGTAACGAGACCTCTcatgctgctcgtgctcctgaatcaCACGAAGGGACTACCCCTCAAGTGCGTAGTCCTGTGGTTGATGCAAAGACAACACTTCCATCTAGGCAAGTGCAAACTGCAAATGCTGGACCTGATTCAACACCAATCAGTGGTGATGTGCCAGACAGAAGTTCTCTACACAATCAAGAGGCACAACTTTCTGCAGCAACTCAAGTGCCAACTATTCAGGCTCAAGGTTCTGCGTCCACCAAGAATGAACCTGCTGATTCCTTATTAGGAGATATCAAGTCACGGAGACAACTGCCAACTGATGAAGTTATGGCGCCTATAACAAGCTTCGCAGCACCTTCAGATTCTTCACAAGGCACTGAACCAG GTACAAATTCAGCTCAGCCTTCAGAAGAAGCTTCATTTGATTTTTCGAGTGATGAGAAACCCACTACGACTCAAGGTGATCAAGCTAAAACCCTACCAAATGTTGATCTACCAACCAGTCAAGTAGCTGGGCAATCTGAAAGTGAAGACTTCAGAAGAGTGGACTCCCAAGAGAACTTGAAAGGGGCATCACCCAATGAACCCAAGACGCAACAGCAACTTCAGCAGTTCAACACTCAATCATTTAAAGAGAACAACGAAGAAGCTGACGAACCAGGGAACCCACAACCGAGTGAGCAAGCTATTATTGACTCACCAGAGGGCAATGAGAACCAAGCTGAACAAACTAAACCACGTGACACTGAAACTGGTGGGCCAGAAGACATGGAGGCCTCAGAAAATAGCAATCAGAAGAACAGCAGAATATCTCAAGTGGAAACTTCAGATCATTCAGGAAAAGAAGCCTCAGGAGTTCAGCGGCTGGCTGAGAACACAAAAGATGCTCCCAACTCAACCGAGGATGTACCAGGTGATGTCGAAGCATTTAGTAAATCCAAGGAAAGCTCAAGGTCTTCTGAAGAACCCAAGGTGCAGCTACAGTCTGTTGACGAGAATGGTAGCTCAGAAACCGGGCAACCTACAGAAGGAGACCTTCCAGCAAATAGCTACCAGAACGGCGGTAGACAATCTCAGGCAGAGGCTTTAGATAAATCTGACGAACAATCTTATCCTGGTATTCAGAACAAGGACAGGGACTCGGGCAGATCGAACGACTCAGCCGATCCAACCAAGACTGGCGACATGGAAGATTAA